One stretch of Streptomyces sp. NBC_00443 DNA includes these proteins:
- a CDS encoding MFS transporter, with product MHQGLPADTRVLRVLVTSSMLSKVADWQMGIVIPLAVLAESDSVALALVSFALRGVSYVASPFLGALIDSFDKRTIYVLAQLQQAMCLVLLAALLSSRLSVAALVLLSGFGGVASTITGQFVLIPKLISAPARPVAVAKLNSAIELSKVVGLVLGGTAFELLGPAPASVCIAVLYLLAGCVALLLPRVASSRQKMDIRRDLAIGFRWVGRREILWLVVTMSMTNLAIGQLEPVLITEFGDQDMNSTVISAVLAVGLLMGALASRLAPAIAPTWSPERTILAAQLIAFFGLVLVATPLLPVRLAGFMLESFAVAVSNVASITYRQETIPADVAGRANATIRMFITGASPLSGFLFAWASRFDGFWYWLPALGLWGAAILIWAVYTRSSEPAAQEADLEGASRGNR from the coding sequence ATGCACCAAGGGCTGCCCGCGGACACGCGCGTGCTGCGCGTTCTCGTCACCTCCTCGATGCTCTCGAAGGTCGCGGACTGGCAGATGGGCATCGTCATTCCGCTGGCGGTGCTCGCGGAGTCGGACTCCGTCGCCCTGGCGCTGGTCTCGTTCGCGCTGCGCGGTGTCTCCTACGTCGCCTCGCCCTTCCTGGGTGCGCTGATCGACAGCTTCGACAAGCGGACGATCTACGTACTGGCCCAGCTGCAGCAGGCCATGTGTCTCGTCCTGCTGGCGGCCCTGCTGTCCAGCCGGCTGTCGGTGGCCGCGCTGGTGCTGCTCTCGGGCTTCGGCGGGGTCGCGAGCACCATCACCGGCCAGTTCGTGCTCATCCCGAAGTTGATCAGTGCGCCCGCCCGTCCCGTGGCCGTGGCCAAGCTGAACTCGGCGATCGAACTGTCGAAAGTTGTCGGGCTGGTGCTGGGCGGTACCGCCTTCGAGCTCCTCGGTCCTGCGCCGGCCTCGGTGTGCATCGCGGTCCTGTACCTGCTGGCGGGCTGCGTCGCGCTGCTACTTCCCCGGGTGGCATCCAGCCGCCAGAAGATGGACATCCGCCGGGACCTCGCGATCGGATTCCGCTGGGTCGGCCGCCGCGAGATCCTCTGGCTCGTGGTGACCATGTCGATGACGAACCTTGCCATCGGCCAGCTGGAGCCCGTCCTGATCACCGAGTTCGGGGACCAGGACATGAACAGCACCGTCATTTCGGCGGTGTTGGCAGTGGGCCTGCTCATGGGCGCCCTCGCAAGTCGCCTGGCGCCGGCCATCGCCCCCACATGGAGCCCCGAACGGACCATCCTGGCGGCCCAGTTGATCGCGTTCTTCGGCCTGGTCCTCGTGGCCACGCCACTGCTGCCGGTGCGGCTCGCCGGCTTCATGCTGGAGAGCTTCGCGGTCGCCGTGAGCAACGTGGCCTCGATCACCTACCGGCAGGAGACGATCCCCGCCGATGTCGCGGGCCGGGCCAACGCGACGATCCGGATGTTCATCACGGGGGCCTCCCCCCTCTCCGGATTTCTCTTCGCGTGGGCGAGCCGTTTCGACGGCTTCTGGTACTGGCTTCCCGCACTGGGCCTGTGGGGTGCCGCGATCCTGATCTGGGCCGTCTACACCCGCAGCAGCGAACCGGCCGCCCAGGAGGCGGACCTGGAAGGAGCCTCCCGTGGAAATCGCTGA
- a CDS encoding fatty acid desaturase family protein, with the protein MSTDNAVAKALFDRTRVTRNDELVFVAKLAVALLLSCLGGFLALTSGLLGASTGVLLLAAMYTHMVELQHQCLHHSAFRSSSPHRPVGFLLGLPLLSAYSHYRVQHLQHHKYLGTPDDSEFFGFDTRAPLTWGALLRGTLSPARLLQVVVDVLKSCRGNWTYTMGQIADRARRQVITEYRLFALYIVGAAGLSVGGYGHAVLMLWVLPLLLSVPIHFLLELPEHVLCETDSTDVLRNTRTISGSWFSQWFTNGNNFHVEHHASMVVPINRLQERHPVAKEHAVHTDDSYVTFYTKIMREANRNRRQRRALDTAVK; encoded by the coding sequence ATGAGTACCGACAACGCCGTGGCGAAGGCGCTGTTCGACCGGACGAGAGTCACGCGCAACGACGAGCTCGTGTTCGTGGCGAAGCTGGCCGTGGCCCTGCTGCTCAGCTGTCTCGGCGGGTTCCTCGCCCTGACCTCCGGCCTGCTCGGCGCATCCACCGGCGTTCTCCTGCTCGCCGCGATGTACACGCACATGGTGGAGCTGCAGCATCAGTGCCTGCACCACTCGGCCTTCCGCAGCAGCTCGCCGCACCGGCCCGTGGGATTCCTGCTCGGACTCCCTCTGCTCTCGGCGTACAGCCACTACCGGGTTCAGCACCTTCAGCACCACAAGTACCTGGGCACGCCCGACGACTCCGAGTTCTTCGGCTTCGACACGCGTGCGCCGCTGACCTGGGGGGCTCTGCTGCGAGGCACGCTCAGCCCCGCGCGGCTCCTCCAGGTCGTGGTGGACGTCCTCAAGAGCTGCCGGGGCAACTGGACGTACACGATGGGACAGATCGCCGACCGTGCCCGCCGGCAGGTCATCACCGAGTACCGCCTGTTCGCGCTGTACATCGTCGGGGCCGCGGGACTGTCCGTCGGGGGGTACGGCCACGCTGTGCTGATGCTGTGGGTCCTGCCGCTCCTGCTGTCGGTACCGATCCACTTCCTCCTGGAGCTGCCCGAGCACGTCCTGTGCGAGACGGACAGCACGGATGTGCTGCGCAACACCCGCACAATCAGCGGCAGCTGGTTCAGCCAGTGGTTCACCAACGGCAACAACTTCCACGTCGAGCACCACGCGTCGATGGTGGTCCCGATCAACCGCCTTCAGGAACGTCATCCGGTGGCCAAGGAACACGCCGTGCACACGGACGACAGCTACGTGACCTTCTACACGAAGATCATGAGAGAGGCCAACCGCAACCGCAGGCAGCGCCGCGCGCTGGACACCGCCGTCAAGTAG
- a CDS encoding lysine N(6)-hydroxylase/L-ornithine N(5)-oxygenase family protein, which yields MPDFDLIGIGTGPANLSLAALSDPLPELRTRFLDAKPEFRWHPGLMLPDSQLTVTYFRDLVTLVDPRSKFSFLNFLVESGRAFRFLEANGLSCSRREFEQYYQWAAAQIPSLRWGKRVESVSLTDDGFRVTSAGGDTSTARNLVLGSGSEPRLPAFAKPFEGERVVHSSNLTVTRPEWKGRRVLVVGAGQSGAEVVNHILSDEDGLPSSLTWTSSRIGFQPLDDSPFTNEWFSSAFAGYFNGLPAARRAEIIREQHDAGGDGITDELLDSVYRRLYHLDHVLRSGLRHRLLACRRAVDLEQNGSEIVVDLHDVNRGDVERFPVDLVIFCTGYHSPIPEYLKPIQDQLSIEDGRFGVRPDYSLEFDGPQDLSIYVQGFAESTHGINDTLLSLASWRSARIVNSVLGREAYRVADGATTVVWQ from the coding sequence ATGCCTGACTTCGACCTGATCGGCATCGGCACAGGGCCGGCGAATCTGAGCCTCGCGGCCCTGTCCGACCCCCTGCCCGAGCTCCGCACCCGGTTCCTGGACGCCAAACCGGAGTTCCGGTGGCACCCCGGACTCATGCTCCCCGACTCCCAGTTGACGGTGACGTACTTCAGGGACCTCGTCACGCTCGTCGACCCGCGGAGCAAGTTCTCCTTCCTGAACTTCCTCGTCGAGTCGGGCCGGGCGTTCAGGTTCCTGGAGGCGAACGGTCTGAGCTGTTCCCGGCGCGAGTTCGAGCAGTACTACCAGTGGGCGGCCGCGCAGATTCCGTCCCTCCGGTGGGGCAAGCGCGTCGAGTCCGTGTCCCTGACCGACGACGGCTTCCGGGTCACCTCCGCGGGCGGTGACACCAGCACGGCCCGCAATCTCGTCCTCGGATCAGGGTCCGAGCCCCGCCTGCCCGCCTTCGCGAAGCCCTTCGAGGGCGAGCGGGTGGTGCACAGCAGCAACCTGACCGTGACCCGCCCCGAGTGGAAGGGGCGCCGGGTTCTGGTCGTCGGGGCGGGGCAGAGCGGAGCCGAGGTCGTCAACCACATCCTGTCCGACGAGGACGGCCTTCCCTCTTCCCTGACCTGGACCTCCAGCCGCATCGGCTTCCAGCCGCTGGACGACTCGCCCTTCACCAACGAGTGGTTCTCGTCGGCCTTCGCCGGCTACTTCAACGGGCTTCCCGCCGCGCGCCGCGCGGAGATCATCCGCGAGCAGCACGACGCCGGTGGAGACGGCATCACCGACGAGCTGCTGGACTCCGTCTACCGGCGGCTCTACCACCTCGACCACGTCCTGCGGTCCGGGCTGCGCCACCGGCTCCTGGCGTGCCGACGGGCGGTGGACCTGGAGCAGAACGGATCCGAGATCGTCGTCGACCTGCACGACGTGAACCGCGGGGACGTCGAACGTTTCCCGGTGGACCTGGTGATCTTCTGCACCGGATACCACAGCCCGATTCCTGAGTACCTCAAGCCGATCCAGGACCAGTTGTCGATCGAGGACGGCAGGTTCGGCGTGCGGCCGGACTACTCCCTCGAGTTCGACGGGCCGCAAGACCTCAGCATCTACGTCCAGGGCTTCGCGGAGAGCACCCACGGCATCAACGACACGCTGCTCAGCCTCGCGTCCTGGCGCAGCGCTCGCATCGTCAACTCCGTGCTCGGACGCGAGGCGTACCGCGTCGCCGACGGGGCGACCACGGTGGTCTGGCAGTAG
- a CDS encoding ATP-grasp domain-containing protein produces MTKTTALFINNHPYAHFDRGGTHILPTSEIEIHMVARQRVHGGVSGFADHPLDHVALCDADDEARWREICEWTLRNHPISRVIAVHERAVLLAAEMRSKFGLAGMDHETATRFRDKVRMKEAVRSAGAAAVPDFAPLDSVEDLAKVDWATGRKVIKSRWGLAAKDLYIVESLEDARRVVGGLDLSGTHYEVEEFVKGQIYHCDSVVRDGRIVFRSVGKYLADPASYRPGSVFGTVLVGEGELHRRITALNAKVLAALGIQDGTTHLELFRTEADELVFCEVAGRPPGGIIPPVIQAQYGFNIVETQIRIDAGLDISLGSAPAAVEGGGTSGFIAFYPGGGDARGIDADRLAALGVVEHLTHSGAGNGRGGVRHSTDFLDSYVVRAPDDEALLHRIARIEAEYRR; encoded by the coding sequence ATGACGAAGACGACCGCGCTGTTCATCAACAATCACCCGTACGCGCACTTCGACCGCGGCGGTACGCACATTCTGCCGACCTCGGAGATCGAGATCCACATGGTGGCCCGCCAGCGAGTCCACGGCGGCGTCAGCGGATTCGCCGACCACCCCCTCGACCACGTCGCGCTCTGCGACGCAGACGATGAGGCCCGCTGGCGCGAGATCTGCGAGTGGACGCTGCGCAACCACCCCATCAGCCGGGTCATCGCCGTGCATGAGCGGGCGGTGCTCCTCGCTGCTGAGATGCGCTCGAAGTTCGGCCTTGCCGGGATGGACCACGAGACGGCGACCCGCTTCCGCGACAAGGTGCGGATGAAGGAGGCCGTACGGTCGGCGGGCGCCGCGGCCGTTCCCGACTTCGCCCCCCTCGACAGCGTCGAGGACCTGGCGAAAGTGGACTGGGCCACCGGCCGCAAGGTCATCAAGAGCCGCTGGGGCCTCGCCGCGAAAGATCTCTACATCGTCGAGTCACTGGAGGATGCGCGGCGCGTCGTCGGGGGTCTGGACCTCTCCGGAACGCACTACGAGGTCGAAGAGTTCGTCAAGGGCCAGATCTACCACTGCGACTCCGTCGTGCGCGACGGGCGCATCGTCTTCCGCAGCGTCGGCAAGTACCTGGCGGATCCCGCGAGTTACCGTCCGGGCTCCGTCTTCGGCACCGTCCTCGTGGGTGAGGGAGAGCTGCACCGGCGCATCACGGCACTGAACGCGAAGGTGCTGGCCGCACTCGGGATCCAGGACGGCACCACCCACCTGGAACTGTTCCGCACGGAGGCGGACGAGCTGGTGTTCTGCGAGGTCGCCGGGCGCCCGCCGGGCGGCATCATCCCCCCGGTCATCCAGGCGCAGTACGGCTTCAACATCGTCGAGACGCAGATCCGCATCGACGCCGGGCTCGACATCTCCCTCGGCTCCGCACCGGCCGCCGTGGAAGGAGGCGGCACGAGTGGATTCATCGCCTTCTACCCCGGGGGCGGCGACGCGCGGGGGATCGACGCCGACCGGCTGGCCGCCCTGGGCGTCGTGGAACACCTCACGCACAGCGGCGCGGGCAACGGCCGCGGAGGCGTCCGGCATTCGACGGACTTCCTCGACTCTTACGTGGTAAGGGCCCCCGACGACGAGGCGCTGCTGCACCGGATCGCCCGAATCGAGGCCGAGTACCGGCGGTGA
- a CDS encoding argininosuccinate synthase-related protein: MKTSRRGIRSFHDITRSDVDVRRPIVTLFSGGLDSTYLLHRLVQAGATEVHALGVDVGGDEQPEQIRRIADQLGVRLHLVDGRAAFVEEFVKPAIAAHGVYLDTHPVSSSLSRPLIARTAVQVARDLDAQMILHTANRSQNTLRRLNGALEQLGFQGYFGTPYDLDPVGREMKIKELRAIGLDEMSERSASGDSNLWCREFESGSLDDPENHEVPESYYRWSATPGSLGTQDLEVTYRAGTPVAVDGRELPLMDIIELLNRTVGAHGLGRHTGLEHLADGIKVLEVREMPAAWLLLASRRHLETAVLDAEALREKIHVEQIWVREALEGRWFGGLRAACQAFVTELVAPITGTVRWRLAGSRTSTVSIVAADPKYVRSREDWELAAIREELSHLGGAVHDGNGNRSGQW; the protein is encoded by the coding sequence GTGAAGACAAGTCGAAGGGGGATCCGGTCCTTCCACGACATCACGCGGAGTGATGTTGATGTGAGGCGCCCCATCGTGACGCTGTTCAGCGGTGGGCTGGACAGCACGTACCTCCTGCACCGCCTGGTGCAGGCAGGCGCCACCGAGGTGCACGCTCTCGGCGTGGACGTCGGTGGCGACGAGCAGCCGGAGCAGATCCGGCGGATCGCCGACCAGCTGGGAGTACGGCTCCATCTGGTCGACGGACGGGCCGCGTTCGTGGAGGAGTTCGTCAAGCCCGCGATCGCCGCGCACGGCGTGTACCTGGACACCCACCCCGTCAGCTCGTCCCTGAGCCGGCCGCTCATCGCCCGTACGGCCGTGCAGGTGGCACGGGACCTGGACGCGCAGATGATCCTGCACACCGCCAACCGCTCGCAGAACACGCTGCGCCGACTGAACGGCGCCCTCGAACAGCTCGGGTTCCAGGGGTACTTCGGTACCCCGTACGACCTCGACCCCGTGGGCCGGGAGATGAAGATCAAGGAGCTGCGGGCCATCGGCCTGGACGAGATGTCCGAGCGCTCGGCCAGCGGCGACTCGAACCTGTGGTGCCGCGAGTTCGAGTCCGGCAGCCTGGACGATCCGGAGAACCACGAGGTACCGGAGTCCTACTACCGGTGGAGCGCGACGCCAGGGAGCCTCGGCACGCAGGACCTCGAAGTGACCTACCGCGCCGGAACACCGGTCGCCGTCGACGGGCGGGAACTCCCGCTCATGGACATCATCGAGCTGCTCAACCGAACGGTCGGAGCACACGGCCTCGGCCGCCACACCGGCCTGGAGCACCTCGCGGACGGAATCAAGGTCCTCGAAGTGCGGGAGATGCCGGCGGCCTGGCTGCTGCTGGCGTCCCGCCGGCACCTGGAAACGGCGGTGCTCGACGCCGAGGCCCTCAGGGAGAAGATCCACGTCGAGCAGATCTGGGTCCGTGAAGCGCTCGAAGGACGCTGGTTCGGCGGTCTGCGAGCGGCGTGCCAGGCCTTCGTCACGGAACTCGTGGCCCCGATCACCGGAACGGTGCGCTGGCGTCTGGCAGGCAGCCGGACCTCCACCGTCTCCATCGTCGCCGCCGACCCCAAGTACGTGCGCAGCAGGGAGGACTGGGAGTTGGCCGCCATCAGGGAAGAGCTCTCGCACCTGGGCGGAGCGGTGCACGACGGGAACGGAAACAGGAGCGGACAGTGGTAG
- a CDS encoding dTMP kinase translates to MGLDGAGKSTQVRMLGEWLRSQGVPGQAHRSLTMAPVRKALNLIAEQEGLADHLELIGGETMRLVSSCSQLARVTALAENLTTSPDVVIVDRFVYCQYALAKAEGVGSVDFLRRLLGGAPKPDLTIFLDVSPAEAVRRINVRGIDEEDPEFLETFRAAYLDLPEFTDFVSVPGDGDFETVQLAMRQALVDAFPEIFANVSTS, encoded by the coding sequence GTGGGCCTGGACGGAGCCGGCAAGTCGACCCAGGTGCGCATGCTCGGCGAATGGCTACGCTCACAAGGCGTTCCGGGCCAAGCGCACCGGAGCCTCACCATGGCCCCCGTACGCAAGGCACTCAACCTCATAGCCGAACAGGAGGGGCTCGCAGACCACTTGGAGCTCATCGGCGGCGAGACCATGCGCCTCGTCTCCTCCTGCTCCCAGCTTGCCCGGGTCACCGCTCTCGCGGAGAACCTCACGACATCCCCGGACGTCGTGATCGTCGACCGCTTCGTCTACTGTCAGTACGCCCTGGCCAAGGCCGAGGGGGTCGGCAGCGTCGACTTCCTGCGCAGGCTCCTCGGAGGAGCGCCCAAGCCGGATCTCACGATCTTCCTGGACGTCTCCCCGGCCGAAGCGGTTCGCCGCATCAATGTGCGCGGAATCGACGAGGAGGACCCGGAGTTCCTCGAGACCTTCCGGGCCGCGTACCTGGACCTCCCCGAGTTCACCGATTTCGTCTCGGTCCCGGGCGACGGCGACTTCGAGACGGTACAGCTGGCCATGAGGCAGGCCCTCGTCGACGCGTTCCCCGAGATCTTCGCGAACGTCTCGACCAGCTGA
- a CDS encoding class II aldolase/adducin family protein translates to MKGSIVLVNDTDDPEITRSIAQERQHRLTQLIAALRLFSLWGYDEGEGFAGHFACRDPEVNNTFWVNPVGVHLSMVDVDDLVLLDYEGNVLAGRHPVNIGALVLHSSVHAARPDVVASAHFHSTYGRIWASTGRILPVTSQDTCAFYQDQAVDHEFGGLPHTFEDGRATAEALGDLNTLILKYHGLLTVGASVEAAAWRYITLERACKAQVLSAGLGPLEPIPHDVALKTQRYVASEESARVQFQPLYDYIEHVDGAWTTEASRMPVVPVPTPV, encoded by the coding sequence ATGAAGGGCTCGATCGTCCTGGTGAACGACACTGACGATCCCGAGATCACTCGGTCGATCGCTCAGGAGCGGCAGCACCGGCTGACCCAGCTGATCGCCGCACTCCGCCTCTTCTCACTCTGGGGCTACGACGAAGGCGAGGGCTTCGCCGGGCACTTCGCCTGCCGGGACCCGGAAGTGAATAATACGTTCTGGGTGAACCCCGTCGGGGTCCATCTGTCGATGGTCGACGTCGACGACCTCGTCCTGCTCGACTACGAGGGCAACGTGCTGGCGGGTCGCCACCCGGTCAACATAGGTGCCCTGGTGCTGCACTCCAGCGTGCATGCCGCACGACCGGACGTGGTGGCCTCGGCGCACTTCCATTCCACATACGGACGCATCTGGGCAAGCACCGGCAGAATCCTCCCCGTCACCAGCCAGGACACCTGCGCCTTCTACCAGGACCAGGCGGTGGACCACGAGTTCGGCGGCCTACCCCACACGTTCGAGGACGGCCGGGCAACCGCCGAGGCGCTCGGCGACCTCAACACCCTGATCCTCAAGTACCACGGCCTGCTCACCGTCGGGGCCTCGGTGGAGGCGGCGGCCTGGCGCTACATCACCCTGGAAAGGGCGTGCAAGGCGCAGGTGCTGTCGGCGGGGCTCGGGCCGCTGGAGCCGATTCCGCACGACGTCGCCCTCAAGACACAGCGCTATGTGGCATCCGAAGAAAGCGCGCGCGTGCAGTTCCAGCCCCTCTACGACTACATCGAGCACGTCGACGGGGCGTGGACCACCGAGGCGTCCCGCATGCCCGTGGTGCCTGTGCCCACTCCGGTCTGA
- a CDS encoding histidinol-phosphate transaminase — protein sequence MKAQLTRPELDALPSYLPSPIPLDSSGAPQAPDAARLALNELPFGPLPGVLEAIIAAAGGSNRYPDMAAVALRNALADRHGVTPDRIVTGFGSVYLLELLLKAVCEPGQEFVFPWRSYEAYPVAAVGGNIRPVQVPCAADFRQDLDAMSAAITADTRVALICNPNNPTSTAVTRAELTKFIDSVPESVLVVLDEAYGEFVTDPDVPDGLVEYGDRRNVVILRTMSKAWGLAGLRLGWLAAAPEVATAMRKLLAPFATSTFAEVSALAALDQEKEVRRRVDFITAERARMYPALKALAPRAPVSQANFFWLPMADPAAFAAHCKAGGVLIRDFPEAARVTIGTAAENDRLLEVTATAGQLLTARID from the coding sequence TTGAAAGCGCAGCTCACCCGGCCGGAACTGGACGCCTTGCCGTCCTACCTGCCAAGCCCCATCCCGCTCGACAGCAGCGGTGCCCCGCAGGCACCCGACGCTGCAAGACTCGCGCTCAACGAGCTTCCCTTCGGCCCGCTGCCCGGTGTCCTCGAGGCCATCATCGCCGCCGCCGGCGGCTCCAACCGCTATCCGGACATGGCGGCCGTGGCCCTGCGCAACGCCCTGGCCGACCGCCACGGTGTGACACCGGATCGGATCGTGACCGGCTTCGGCTCCGTCTATCTCCTCGAACTGCTGCTGAAGGCAGTATGCGAACCCGGCCAGGAGTTCGTCTTCCCCTGGCGCTCCTACGAGGCATATCCGGTCGCCGCGGTGGGCGGCAACATACGTCCCGTACAGGTGCCTTGCGCCGCCGACTTCCGTCAGGACCTCGACGCGATGTCGGCGGCGATCACCGCCGACACCCGTGTGGCGCTCATCTGCAATCCCAACAACCCCACCAGCACCGCCGTCACCCGCGCAGAGCTCACGAAGTTCATCGACTCGGTCCCGGAATCGGTCCTGGTCGTCCTGGATGAGGCATACGGCGAGTTCGTCACCGACCCCGACGTCCCGGACGGGCTGGTCGAGTACGGCGACCGGCGCAACGTAGTCATCCTCCGCACCATGTCAAAGGCGTGGGGCCTGGCCGGTCTGCGCCTGGGATGGCTGGCCGCCGCGCCGGAAGTGGCCACCGCCATGCGCAAACTCCTGGCCCCTTTTGCCACAAGCACCTTCGCCGAGGTATCCGCGCTCGCCGCGCTCGACCAGGAGAAAGAGGTACGCCGCCGCGTCGACTTCATCACCGCGGAACGCGCCCGGATGTACCCGGCGCTGAAGGCACTTGCGCCCCGGGCCCCAGTGTCTCAGGCGAATTTCTTCTGGCTCCCCATGGCGGATCCCGCTGCCTTTGCGGCGCACTGCAAGGCCGGCGGGGTCCTCATACGCGACTTTCCCGAAGCCGCCCGCGTAACCATAGGCACCGCAGCGGAGAACGACCGGCTTCTCGAGGTGACAGCCACAGCTGGCCAGTTGCTCACAGCGAGGATTGACTAG
- a CDS encoding nucleotidyltransferase domain-containing protein — MFIPLDSDGHLINLADAEKVGPQWRPLIESLVDECRLRYQDLASVYIRGSVATGTAVWGRSDIDLIAVTHQEHAFDRVWMQEAADRTRSRHSTVVDIDLAITSATTILTDRKSGFYIKTQSALVYGEDFAPRIAPYPIDAEAFSHLFNLELDLKTVCGAVDGATETFARTLILRLVKRVLRAGLELVAERQQEYTRDPDMCCDLFGKYYPEKAAAARNILALMSELADPDDALESIESLIDWIAIERSRLYPLELPKIAFIDDLGV; from the coding sequence GTGTTCATTCCCCTTGATTCCGACGGCCATCTGATAAATCTTGCCGACGCCGAGAAGGTGGGGCCGCAATGGCGCCCCCTCATCGAGAGTCTGGTGGATGAATGCAGGTTACGCTACCAAGATCTTGCCAGCGTTTACATCAGAGGATCAGTGGCCACCGGAACAGCCGTGTGGGGACGTTCGGACATTGACCTCATAGCCGTGACGCACCAGGAGCACGCGTTCGACAGGGTGTGGATGCAGGAGGCCGCGGATCGTACGCGCAGTCGGCACTCGACCGTCGTCGACATCGACCTCGCCATAACATCGGCGACAACAATACTCACGGACCGCAAAAGCGGCTTCTACATCAAGACGCAATCGGCTCTGGTGTACGGAGAAGACTTCGCGCCGCGGATCGCCCCCTATCCGATTGATGCGGAAGCGTTCAGTCATCTGTTTAATCTCGAACTCGATCTCAAAACGGTCTGTGGCGCCGTTGACGGCGCCACCGAGACTTTTGCGCGAACGCTCATTTTGCGACTTGTGAAGCGAGTACTGCGCGCCGGCCTGGAATTGGTTGCCGAACGGCAGCAAGAATATACGCGCGACCCGGACATGTGCTGCGACCTCTTCGGAAAGTATTATCCCGAAAAGGCGGCAGCCGCGCGGAACATACTGGCGCTAATGTCCGAGTTGGCCGATCCTGATGACGCGCTTGAATCAATCGAATCATTGATTGATTGGATCGCCATCGAGAGGTCACGCCTCTACCCGCTGGAACTGCCGAAGATCGCTTTCATTGACGACCTCGGAGTCTGA
- a CDS encoding MBL fold metallo-hydrolase, with protein MKLTKNSHACVRLEKDGRTLVIDPGGFSEQDAALGADAILVTHEHPDHFDEARLRAGMEANSGAQIWTLKSVAEQLTAAFPGRVHTVGHGDTFTAAGFDVQVHGELHAVIHPDIPRITNVGYLVQGDDVGTVFHPGDALTVPDHPVETLMLPVQAPWSKICEVIDYVREVKPRRAYDIHDALLSDLARPIYDRQIGGLGGTEHLRLAPGTSAQL; from the coding sequence ATGAAGCTCACGAAGAATTCCCACGCCTGTGTCCGCCTGGAGAAGGACGGCCGAACCCTTGTCATCGATCCGGGCGGGTTCTCGGAGCAGGACGCCGCGCTCGGCGCCGACGCGATCCTCGTGACACACGAGCACCCCGACCACTTCGACGAGGCACGGCTGCGCGCCGGCATGGAGGCCAACTCCGGCGCGCAGATCTGGACCCTGAAATCGGTCGCGGAGCAGCTGACCGCCGCGTTCCCGGGCCGTGTCCACACCGTCGGCCATGGCGACACGTTCACCGCTGCGGGATTCGACGTCCAGGTCCACGGCGAGCTGCACGCCGTCATACACCCGGACATCCCGCGCATCACGAACGTCGGCTACCTAGTACAGGGCGACGACGTCGGCACGGTCTTCCACCCCGGCGACGCCCTCACTGTCCCCGACCACCCGGTCGAGACGCTGATGCTCCCGGTGCAGGCTCCCTGGAGCAAGATCTGCGAGGTCATCGACTACGTACGCGAGGTCAAGCCGCGCCGTGCGTATGACATCCACGACGCGCTCCTGTCCGACCTGGCCCGCCCGATCTACGACCGGCAGATCGGTGGGCTCGGCGGCACGGAGCACCTGCGCCTGGCCCCGGGCACCTCGGCGCAGCTCTGA
- a CDS encoding DUF2000 family protein, protein MTSDLLRTAIAVDKSMDAGAVANASAIVMGQLARLEDRIYADDVRDADSALHAGIRFNTLVLSGRSSHLTALAQAARAEGLPTVLFTAQGQSLSNSFDAYRDLVARAAPGELGVCAVGVVGEHELVRTLTNRFSVYRG, encoded by the coding sequence GTGACGTCCGACCTTCTTCGCACGGCCATCGCCGTCGACAAGTCGATGGACGCGGGAGCGGTCGCCAATGCCTCCGCGATCGTCATGGGCCAGTTGGCCCGCCTCGAAGACCGGATCTACGCGGACGACGTGCGCGACGCCGACAGCGCGCTGCACGCCGGCATCCGTTTCAACACCCTGGTGCTCTCCGGCCGGAGCAGTCACCTGACCGCTCTTGCCCAGGCTGCCCGGGCCGAGGGACTGCCCACCGTGCTGTTCACGGCTCAGGGCCAGTCGCTCAGCAACTCCTTCGACGCCTACCGGGACCTGGTCGCCCGAGCGGCGCCGGGCGAACTGGGCGTCTGCGCGGTCGGCGTGGTGGGGGAGCACGAGCTGGTCCGCACTCTGACCAATCGCTTCAGTGTCTACCGCGGCTGA